CTTTTTTGCAAATTCGTCGATGTTTGTAGGTTCATTCATGATGGAAACAACCTTATCTTTATCTAGATACCTTATACCTACCCCAAGACTCTCAGCAACAAATCGAATAGGTACATAAGCATGACCATTATAATTTAATGTGGTGTATTCACTGTCTAATTGTTTAGTTTGACCGTTAAACTCGTATCTAACTGGAAATAAGTACGCTTGAATTGTGTCAGAGGCATACACGGCAGTTGTCGCTGTTAAACCAATTCCGCAAATTAGACCTAAAAAGAACTTTTTCAAATTCATCACTCCCGATATTAATTTCTAATGAATTAGACGAAGCGAACAAGTAAAAAGTTTCCATTTATATCTTTCTTACTCTCAAGCAATATCACTAAACTGCCCGTTACTTCAACAGACTACCAAGTAACCTGGCTGGCAGCCTGTTGTTATTGATCTAATAGTTTCCCATTAGAGCGTAAGAAAAAGGTAACCACCTTTTTCTTACAGCCCTTATTGAACGAAGATTCGTATTTAGCTTTCCGTTTTTTTATTTAGTAAAATTGCTGTTATTAATGAAAGCTGTAGTGAAAGAACAATTCCAATTATAAAAACCATACCTCCATCATTGGCACTTGGCTTAATTGTAATACCAATTATAAAGAAGAGAATAATTGAAACAAATACTGAAAGTATGAAATAACCAAAGGTCATTTGATCACACCTTTTCTTAAGTATTTTGTTATAACTGTCTTCAGTTATGCAGATTATACCATAAACTGGTATTTGCAAGAATAACATTTATTGTGCTAATCTGCCCTATCGTATTATGAGGTCAAGTAAACCTCTAGGGGGTAACCGATGAAATACCTAAAAGTATCGACGATATAATTCTCTCCTACGCTCTCCGCGCAGCTGAGCATAAATCTGTGTAGTAGACGCTTTTTCATGCCCAAGCATACCCTGAATAAATTCTAGCGGTGCACCGTTATCTAGCAATTGACAGGCATATGTGTGACGGAATCGATGAGGATATACATTGGCATTAATTTTTCCGCGTTTTGCCAGCTTTTTTAATGACCAACGTATTGTTGGAATCGTCAATCGTCGGGTTGGATTCGTTTCGGTAACAAACAATGCTTTACAAGTATCTCCACGGCTCTCTAAGTATCTTTTTAACCAAACCTTACACTCGGTAGTAAAATAAACCTCTCTTTGTTTAGAACCCTTACCATTCACAATTGCTGAACAGTTCTCCCAGTTAACGTCTTCAATGTTTATTTTCTGAACTTCTCCTACGCGGCAGCCTGTGCAGTACAAAAATTCCAACAGAGCATGCTCACGGTGAGAATGACAGGTAATCTTAAGATGAATAACATCCTCCTCAACTAGGAATTTCGGAATACGTTTGTCCATCTTAGGCTCTCTCAGCTTGAGAGAAGGATTCCGTGTCATATGACCTTCTTCAAATGCAAAGCGAAAAAGAGATCGTACAAATCGAATTCGATGACCTAAGCTACTCGGTTTTAATCGCTCTGATACCCTTGCAAAGTAATCTTTTAACAAATTTAAAGATATTTCTTCAATCTCCATATTACCCAGTTCACGAATCAACATGTTGAGTTGTAGAAAGTATGCTTTCATTGTATGTGAGCTGAACCCCAGGATACGTTTGTCAGCTTCATACAGCATCCATAACTCCTTCAATGTCATAATAAAAACCCTCCCAAGTATAAGTTATCTCTAGCTTTGCTAGAATTTGGAGGGTTTAATCTTAATGCTTATTTTTATGCTAGCGTTACCTGTTAGCGTAGACAATGTTGCAGGCGAGCATCTAGATGTTCTTATTTTTCTTCTTCCCAACCTTCATTTATCCATTTATACAGTTCAGGTGATTCGGCTCGAATCTTGTTCGAATCATTTCTTAGTACGATTTCACTTTTAGCTGGGGTGCAGGTCTTTGAACCACTGCCGTCAACATTTGTTTGTGAAACACAGTCATACGCAGGTTCAACAGTTATCATCTTGCCATCATCCGTCTTTATGCTTATTACCATTGGGTAGCCATGCTTTCCATATTCCGTTTGACCACTGATAGGTTTTGAAGTGTTTATCCACCCAATAATTTTTGAAATGGTGGTTTTCCCAGCTCCATCAGTGTTTTGAAATAAAGGGGAATGTTTCGTTCCTGGCAAGCCCCCGACAACCTGTATTGACGATATATCTTCTGCCTTAAGCAACTGCCTATTTGAAGCATTTAAATTAGGGTTACAAGCAGACATGACAATTGTAATCAAAACGATAAATGGAACAACAACGATTTTTCTCATTAGCTCCCCCTTCAATACACGTTTTCTTTCACTGCACGGCCAATTTCTTTATAGCTAATGACATATTTCAATAGACGAAGTAAAGCTCAGGTAAGTTCCATTATTCAGCCTTTTAATTGAACATTAAAATAGAGACCCACAGCAACGGGCTGAGGGTCTGAGTATGTGTATTTAAAAGGGGGTCGAGTTTAATTATAGGCTTGATTCATTAATGCCACATGAATATAAGATATCATTTTTGTTACAATTACTTAACTCTCGTTACCCGTTAGCGTAGTGATAAAGCCCCATCTTTAATGATGCTTTTTCAGCTTTATTCGTATATAGCATCTGTGATTGAGCCGTCTTCGTATAAATAGTTCACGTGAATCCATTTATCTTTTGTGTACCACAATGCAATTCTTTCAACTTTGCCTTCATTAGACCAATGAATGAAAATCTGAGCTTTAATATCTCCTTGTTCAAGACCCTTAACGTCAATTTTGTTTAAATCATCGTATTTATATCCTTGAATCGGCGATATATCATATCTCCAAACCGCTTGTTCTGAATCATCATTCGTTCGTTCTACGCTCGGTTCGCCTAAAAGACCTTTTACATAATTTCTGTCCACTCCGTTAGTTATGCGGTATTGGACCAGCCAAACCTTTTTTGTTACTTCATCAACGTTAGTTGGCTCATTCATAATCGAAATCACATTATCTTTGTCTGCATACCTTATTCCAAGCCCCAAGCTTTCTGCTACAAAACGTACAGGTACATAAGCATGACCGTTATAGTTCAATACCGTATATTCACTGCCGATTTCTTTGTTTTGTCCATTCACTTCGAATTTCGCAGGAAACAAGTATGCTCGAATAGTGTCTGCGCCATATACAGCAGTCGTAGCTGTTAAACCAACTCCGCAAATCAGACCTAAAACAAACTTTTTCAAAATTCATCACTCCCCTTGTTTACTACTATAATTTATAGACGGAGCGAACAAGTGGTAAGTATCACCATTTATTCAATTTTTATTCAATCCACTTGCACGCAGGTATTCCACATTCCTGCCCGTTACTTCAATAACCGAAAAAGGAGCAGCTACAACGTAGCAAGCTCCTCAGCTAAAGTTCGCCGTTAGTTGAACGCGCTTTTCACTTTATTTTCTTAAATTTTTCCTCATTAGCTTTGTCGGTAAATTTTATCTGATCAAATGCAATAGTTTGTACAGGCTTATCACCATCTGAAGAAATAATCTTTAGGATAATTCCAGCTTGGTTATCAAACCAAATAGTTAGCCTATTTCCCAGTTTCCCCTCTTTACGGTCTATAACTATAACTGTAGAATCACGATCAAGGAACTTTTCTTCAACCTTTAACGTGGATTGACCACTACTAATGGCATTGTGAATAAACATTTTTGGATACAATAATTCGTTTACACCACCGATAGGTAGAAGTACTCCAAGTCCATTAATATCTGCTGGGGATAATTGACTTATTTCACCATCAGATCCTTTAATTTGAAAATTTGTTCCATCAAATATTGACTCTTCAAATAGATCCGGAGTTTTAGAATCTAATATGTGCTTCACGTAGAATCGGCTAGGCTGTTCGATAGCAAGTTCAATTAGCTCCTTTTCTCCAGTAGGCTCAAATGTTTTTATGATCTTTCCTTCTAAAGCTGAGTATTTATGATTCACATCCAGGAGTTTATTGATAATTGCTGAGATATCACTAACTCGTTCTTTTGTCTCACCGATTTGACCCGGATTATTGGGTTCAGCATAGGTCAATAAATTTGGATTTGACTCTTTTATTATAGGTCCGTCTTGTGTAGCCGTATCATTATTCTTTACATTGCAACCTACCACCAATAAAAAAATTATTATTGTGAGTAAAGACCACCTATGCTTCAATTGAACTTCCCTCCCCATATCAATATGTCTATATCTGATCTTCTCAACATCCTCACTTAGTAGAAGGCAAAAAGTAACCATCGGGAAAAAATGTTCTCTTCTTCAATGAGCATAAATCATCACTCCTCCTGCTTAAATAACAAATAATACCAATTGTTTAGACGATGCAAATATATTGATAGTTGCGTTAACCTCTCATACAGTAGCTTGAACTCAAGTTTCCAACACGTTCTACTGCCTTTTAATTCAAAGAAATCAAAAAGGAGCCGCTTCAATGCAGCTCAGAACTATAGTTTTCCTAGGGAGCTTAATAAACATAAGGGAAGTATCAAGTATAATAATCTCCTTCACAGACGGTCCCCGTTCATATGTTTACTGCTGATTATTCATACATGGCTTCAGATGTCGAACCATCTTGATTAAGAATGTACGAATAAGTTTTCCTATCTACATCAGTAACCGAACTAGTGTACCAGAATTGAATCTTTTCTAATTTGCCTTCGTTAGACCAATTAATCAATAATTGTCCCCGTATCTTTCCTTGACCGAGACCTTCAAAATCAATATTACTTAAATCACCATATTGATAGTCTTGAGTTGCCATGTAATCATATCTCCATACTGCTTGCTGATTATCTTCATTTGTTCTTTCTACTACTGGCTCACCAATAAGTTCTTTAACATATCTTTGATCATTACCTACATTCAAACGAAAATGGATTAGCCATACCTTTTTTGCAAATCCGTCGATGTTTGTAGGTTCATTCATGATGGAAATAACCTTATCTTTATCTAGATACCTTATACCTACCCCAAGACTCTCGGCAACAAATCGAATAGGTACATAAGCATGACCATTATAATTTAATGTGGTGTATTCACTGTCTAATTGTTTAGTTTGACCGTTAAACTCGTATCTAACTGGAAATAAGTACGCTTGAATTGTGTCAGAGGCATACACGGCAGTTGTCGCTGTTAAACCAATTCCGCAAATTAGACCTAAAACGAACTTCTTCAAATTCATCACTCCCGATATTAATTTCTAATGAATTAGACGAAGCTAACAAGTAAAAAGTTTCCATTTATACCGTTCTTACACTCAAGTAATATCACTAAACTGCCCATTAGTTTAATGAACCAAGGAGCTGCTATCGCGGCAAACTGTCCCTGATCATTGAACTCTCGATCCTAGTTTGCTATATGTTTCAACCTTCAAGAATTACAAATTCCACAAAAGGTAGCAAAGAATCATTAAAGCTGAACTTTTTAATTTCCATAATAATATGTTAATTTTCATTCTTCCAACCACCTTGAAGCCAATCATAAAGTTCTGGAGACTTTAAACGAATATGCTTTGACTCATAGTTGAAGACAATCTCGCCATTAGCAGTTGTGCATCTTTTTGTAACATAACCTTTAGCATCCTTTGTCGTGTCACAATTGTATGCAGGCTCAACAACAGCTATTTGCCCACTATTCAAATAGAAATTCAAAATATTGGGATAACCGTGTTTTCCCCAATTAGTTTCTCCATTAACTATCTCTGATGAATTTAGCCAACCCATAACTTTGGATATAACCTTTGTTCCTTTCGCTTCCTCATTCCAAAATGGGTTCGGCTTCTCATTACTCGGTAAACCACCTGCTACTTGTAACGAATTAACATCACCCGCATTTAAAAATTGTTGAATTGGTTTTGGCCTCTCATTAGTGCTTACTACTAATTGAACTGTCACTGGATTTTCAGTGGTTTTTAAAGCTACTGGAGATTGCGATGTGCAAGCAGTAATGACTGAAAATGACAAACAAGTAAGCAATGTTTGAATAAGATACTTCATTAAACTATCACCCCAAAACAAGTATTATTATGCTAGGTGTATTCATATTCCTATCAATATATGAAACTAAGCCAAATAATATTGCAGGTGTTTTGTTGTCATGCTTTTTTTAAACACCAGCAATCCCAATGAACAGGAAAATAAGTAAGTCGCCATATGTATCGATGTTAGTCACCCTCAAATGACTTCCATTTTTTCATAGAAAACAACCCTTCTTTCAAAGTCTTCCGCTTACTCGTGCAAAAGGGAGCTGCCGCGAAGCAAGCCCCTTAACTATAGTTCCTCGTTAGCTTAATTCCTCCAGTTATTGAATTACGTCACGGAGTGCAAGAGAATCTTCTACTGAAAGCTTTCTGTACAAATTTTGAGCCTCAATATAAACTTCCGCGAATTCATTCGTAAACCAAACATCATACCAAACAGATAATGCTTCACTACCATCAGTAGGTTCGAAATAAATTTTATAATCGGGCGGTATAGTCATGCTAATCTTCGATTTTTTCCAATCCCCTTTTTTTAACACCGATTTGATGGCTAGAACTGTATTCTTATCTGTAACCTCTTTGTGTTTTTCGTGTTTGTTTTCTGTTCCGGAGCGTTTGAGAACTACCAACTTGTCATTGTTTATCTGCTGTTTGCTTTGGCAGCCTACACATATAAGCATCATTGAAAAGATCAAAATTAAAATCGATCTACCCATTAAATCCCACCTCCTGTATTAATATATGAACGAAATCTATTAGCCAAAAGTTACAAAAGCTTTTTCGGGAAATTGTTAAACTAGTCTGACCGTTAGCGTAATACCTTTTTCAACTTTTGGACAAGGCAAAATGCTGTGAAGAAAAACATCGTCATGGGGCATATTATTTGGGGGTGAAAATTACATGTTTGGAAAGATACTCAGCTTACTTATCCTGTTTTGTTTTTTTACAACATTTGCACAAGCGTC
This portion of the Paenibacillus sp. V4I7 genome encodes:
- a CDS encoding tyrosine-type recombinase/integrase; this translates as MTLKELWMLYEADKRILGFSSHTMKAYFLQLNMLIRELGNMEIEEISLNLLKDYFARVSERLKPSSLGHRIRFVRSLFRFAFEEGHMTRNPSLKLREPKMDKRIPKFLVEEDVIHLKITCHSHREHALLEFLYCTGCRVGEVQKINIEDVNWENCSAIVNGKGSKQREVYFTTECKVWLKRYLESRGDTCKALFVTETNPTRRLTIPTIRWSLKKLAKRGKINANVYPHRFRHTYACQLLDNGAPLEFIQGMLGHEKASTTQIYAQLRGERRRELYRRYF
- a CDS encoding stalk domain-containing protein, yielding MKKFVLGLICGVGLTATTAVYGADTIRAYLFPAKFEVNGQNKEIGSEYTVLNYNGHAYVPVRFVAESLGLGIRYADKDNVISIMNEPTNVDEVTKKVWLVQYRITNGVDRNYVKGLLGEPSVERTNDDSEQAVWRYDISPIQGYKYDDLNKIDVKGLEQGDIKAQIFIHWSNEGKVERIALWYTKDKWIHVNYLYEDGSITDAIYE
- a CDS encoding stalk domain-containing protein; amino-acid sequence: MKKFVLGLICGIGLTATTAVYASDTIQAYLFPVRYEFNGQTKQLDSEYTTLNYNGHAYVPIRFVAESLGVGIRYLDKDKVISIMNEPTNIDGFAKKVWLIHFRLNVGNDQRYVKELIGEPVVERTNEDNQQAVWRYDYMATQDYQYGDLSNIDFEGLGQGKIRGQLLINWSNEGKLEKIQFWYTSSVTDVDRKTYSYILNQDGSTSEAMYE